One Triticum dicoccoides isolate Atlit2015 ecotype Zavitan chromosome 5B, WEW_v2.0, whole genome shotgun sequence genomic window carries:
- the LOC119309752 gene encoding uncharacterized protein LOC119309752: MDAPLPPPAYADGEQTDFVLIEKFGYLVDRQDATTATCVLQGPDIKGSIKVTFCAACPPRVSYFCVHATEYEHADFDLHPTILATEGPLVLLSVMLPSRSDIFHPERKEYFVYQAATKDPEGKGKKVSHPSLKHLPNPGRHHEFEEASAALLRTCSKHRQAATNHDHLPHLPHGVTLRPRSSSRLTPRPHSSSGYILQHHGANKEEHNCEACQFVIAAKRSARVRRTQHELCLYHSEKEAWSIKTAIVLGNGPYNHHWTDKAITIGGDNGVVAWVNLARDILFCDVLAETPILCPIELPLLIPESEGVGTGDPRCSRDVAIVDGFIHYTQLQIRIVPGSFTEDGTVTFDGWKATKCSMAIDTRSLPVAEKPWQHTGLELDSSQISKSLPNLLVDEGTIAFERLHIGLPTLSLSPQEDDIVYFLAKIDYRDMERTAYVLAVDLRKKMIKSIAEFGAKNTIGLGQAYVASSLSKYLKIAPGTKQKH, encoded by the exons ATGGATGCGCCCCTGCCTCCGCCTGCTTACGCCGATGGCGAGCAGACGGACTTCGTCCTCATCGAGAAATTCGGCTACCTGGTCGACCGCCAAGACGCCACCACCGCCACCTGCGTCCTGCAGGGCCCCGACATCAAGGGCAGCATCAAGGTCACATTTTGCGCCGCCTGCCCTCCGCGCGTCTCCTACTTTTGCGTCCACGCCACCGAGTACGAGCACGCCGACTTCGACCTCCACCCGACCATCCTGGCTACGGAGGGCCCTCTCGTCCTCCTCAGCGTCATGCTCCCCAGTCGATCCGACATCTTCCATCCCGAGAGGAAAGAGTATTTCGTCTACCAGGCTGCCACCAAGGACCCCGAGGGAAAGGGGAAGAAGGTAAGCCACCCGTCACTCAAGCACCTCCCTAATCCTGGCCGCCATCACGAATTTGAGGAAGCCTCGGCTGCCCTCTTGCGAACCTGCAGCAAGCATCGCCAAGCCGCCACCAACCATGACCACTTGCCCCATCTCCCCCATGGAGTCACTCTGCGCCCTCGGAGCTCCAGCCGCTTGACCCCGCGCCCTCATAGCTCCAGTGGATACATTCTGCAACACCATGGAGCCAACAAGGAGGAGCACAACTGCGAGGCATGCCAATTCGTCATCGCCGCAAAACGTTCTGCGCGTGTCAGAAGGACACAACATGAGCTCTGCCTCTATCACTCAGAGAAGGAGGCCTGGAGCATCAAGACGGCCATAGTATTGGGGAATGGTCCATACAATCACCATTGGACAGACAAAGCAATCACCATTGGAGGAGATAATGGTGTGGTCGCATGGGTCAATCTTGCTCGGGATATTCTCTTCTGTGACGTGCTTGCTGAAACCCCCATACTTTGCCCCATCGAACTGCCCCTGCTGATCCCGGAGAGCGAGGGAGTTGGGACCGGTGATCCAAGATGCAGTCGGGATGTTGCCATTGTCGATGGTTTCATCCACTACACCCAGCTGCAGATTCGAATTGTTCCGGGCTCGTTCACAGAAGATGGAACCGTCACATTCGATGGCTGGAAAGCTACCAAATGTAGCATGGCAATTGACACCCGTTCGTTGCCTGTGGCTGAGAAACCTTGGCAGCACACGGGCCTCGAGCTCGATTCCTCGCAGATTTCAAAGTCACTGCCAAATCTGCTGGTCGATGAGGGTACCATAGCATTCGAGAGACTACACATTGGCCTACCCACCCTGAGCCTGAGCCCGCAAGAAGACGACATTGTTTATTTCCTCGCCAAGATCGACTACCGGGACATGGAACGCACAGCATATGTACTTGCTGTTGACTTGAGAAAGAAGATGATAAAGAGCATTGCTGAGTTTGGAGCCAAAAACACAATTGGTTTAGGCCAGGCGTATGTTGCAAGTAGCCTCTCCAAATATCTCAAAATTGCTCCAG GTACAAAGCAAAAGCATTAA